The following are from one region of the Alkalimarinus sediminis genome:
- the tolR gene encoding protein TolR, with translation MARSSRKPMSDINVVPYIDVMLVLLIIFMVTAPMLTQGVKVDLPQVESDPVNMQEDQEPLIITVDSNAAYYLEIGDQTGKPMELATLQERVSLILQQNPKVSVLVRGDRHVEYGVVVDLMSVLQQSGADGVGLVTENP, from the coding sequence ATGGCTAGATCATCCAGAAAGCCAATGTCTGATATCAATGTGGTGCCTTATATCGACGTTATGTTGGTGTTGCTGATTATTTTTATGGTAACGGCACCAATGCTTACTCAAGGGGTTAAGGTAGATCTACCTCAGGTTGAGTCTGACCCCGTAAATATGCAAGAAGATCAAGAACCACTAATTATAACAGTGGACTCAAATGCTGCTTATTACCTTGAAATAGGAGATCAAACTGGTAAGCCTATGGAGTTAGCAACGCTGCAAGAGCGGGTTTCACTCATTTTGCAGCAAAACCCTAAAGTCAGTGTGTTGGTGCGAGGCGATCGCCATGTTGAGTATGGGGTTGTTGTTGATCTGATGAGTGTGTTGCAGCAGTCAGGTGCCGATGGCGTCGGTTTGGTGACTGAAAATCCATGA
- the tolA gene encoding cell envelope integrity protein TolA, translated as MSKKRTTQPMVGIFKRGLLFVKNFWASLDSSYRRSIVYALALHGAVLILLGSEWSSKPDVKPVVAPRHINAVVLNASDIDALTKKEADKKKKQLEQKRQQDEKLRKEREKKKALEKKKQAEQQKKREADKKKALEKKKALEKKKKEEARKKALLKKKEEEKKRKEKQLQEEKKKKEAEQKRIKEQKLKEEKLRQQVLERERQEAQLQEMMLKAEQARQQELEQRLREQQIEADRLYQEQLKADQIAEMSEVDRFIALIRAKITRSWHKPPGAKAGTTVVLQLHLFPTGELSRAEILRSSGNSVFDSSALTAAKSIAKYPVPTDNGVFERHFRRFSMSFSHQED; from the coding sequence ATGAGCAAAAAACGTACTACACAGCCTATGGTTGGCATTTTTAAGCGTGGACTACTGTTTGTTAAAAATTTTTGGGCGTCGCTTGATAGTAGTTATCGACGATCAATCGTATATGCGTTGGCGCTTCATGGGGCTGTATTGATTCTGTTGGGGTCCGAGTGGAGTTCTAAGCCAGATGTTAAGCCAGTTGTTGCTCCTCGTCATATCAATGCTGTGGTACTGAATGCCTCAGACATAGACGCGTTAACTAAAAAAGAGGCCGATAAGAAAAAAAAACAGCTGGAACAAAAGAGACAGCAAGATGAAAAACTAAGAAAAGAGCGTGAAAAGAAGAAAGCGCTTGAGAAAAAGAAGCAAGCAGAGCAGCAGAAAAAGCGTGAAGCCGACAAGAAAAAAGCGCTAGAGAAAAAAAAGGCACTTGAAAAGAAGAAAAAAGAAGAGGCACGAAAAAAAGCACTGTTGAAGAAAAAAGAAGAAGAAAAAAAGCGTAAAGAAAAGCAGCTACAGGAAGAAAAAAAGAAAAAAGAGGCTGAACAAAAGCGAATTAAAGAGCAAAAGCTGAAAGAAGAGAAGCTTCGACAGCAGGTCTTGGAGCGCGAACGTCAAGAAGCCCAACTGCAAGAGATGATGCTAAAAGCTGAGCAGGCCAGGCAGCAGGAGTTAGAGCAGCGGCTAAGAGAGCAGCAGATAGAAGCTGATAGGCTATATCAAGAACAGTTAAAAGCTGACCAAATTGCAGAAATGAGTGAAGTGGATCGCTTTATTGCTTTAATTCGAGCTAAAATTACTCGCAGCTGGCACAAGCCTCCTGGTGCAAAAGCAGGCACCACCGTAGTATTGCAGTTGCATCTGTTTCCAACAGGTGAGTTAAGTCGCGCCGAGATTTTAAGAAGTAGCGGTAATTCAGTATTTGATAGCTCCGCTTTGACTGCGGCTAAGTCGATTGCCAAATATCCAGTCCCGACCGATAACGGTGTGTTTGAGAGGCATTTCAGGCGTTTTAGTATGTCATTTAGTCATCAGGAAGATTAG
- the tolB gene encoding Tol-Pal system beta propeller repeat protein TolB: MAELMIEITQGADSAIPIAIVPFSNNSTKPIPEDIRKIIADDLQRSGEFEPLATNRMLSLPTSAKEVYYRDWRLLKQNYLLIGNIEYSDYTKAYKIQYQLFDVNQQKRIVGEVVSGGEKSLRDLAHHISDAIYEAVTGIRGAFSTRISYITHQIGANGKPEYRLQVADADGRRSFTLLKTSEPILSTAWSPDGKKLAYVSFESGRPAVYTHVIATGKRQKVAAYKGLNGAPAWSPDGKSLALTLSKDGNAEIYRLELASNKLTRYTRHYSIDTEASWSPDGQQIVFTSDRSGSPQVYRMNIYDQDPERLTFKGRYNARPRFSEDGKSIFYVHQSQGSFNIATLNLETGSELTLTDTSLDESPSLAPNDRMLIYSTQQGRKGVLAVVSVDGRSKYLLPAEFGDVREPAWSPFLK; the protein is encoded by the coding sequence ATGGCAGAATTGATGATCGAAATAACTCAGGGGGCTGACTCTGCGATTCCAATTGCGATAGTGCCGTTTTCAAACAACAGTACAAAACCAATACCTGAAGATATCCGTAAAATTATCGCGGACGACCTGCAACGAAGCGGTGAGTTTGAGCCATTAGCGACTAATCGAATGCTTAGTTTGCCGACCAGCGCCAAAGAAGTTTACTACCGAGATTGGCGGTTATTGAAGCAAAACTATTTGTTAATAGGCAATATTGAGTACTCAGATTATACAAAAGCATACAAAATCCAGTATCAGCTTTTTGATGTTAATCAGCAGAAGCGTATTGTAGGTGAAGTGGTCTCCGGTGGTGAAAAGAGCCTTAGAGATTTAGCTCACCATATAAGTGATGCGATATATGAAGCCGTTACCGGAATTAGAGGGGCATTTTCCACTAGAATCTCTTATATCACTCACCAGATAGGTGCGAATGGTAAACCGGAATATAGGTTACAGGTGGCAGATGCCGATGGCCGTCGCTCGTTTACCTTGCTTAAAACATCTGAGCCAATCCTGTCGACAGCGTGGTCTCCAGATGGAAAGAAGCTCGCCTATGTCTCTTTTGAAAGTGGCAGACCTGCTGTTTATACTCATGTAATAGCAACAGGCAAACGGCAAAAGGTTGCAGCTTATAAAGGGTTGAACGGGGCCCCAGCTTGGTCTCCTGACGGGAAGTCTCTTGCACTAACATTGTCGAAAGATGGTAATGCTGAAATTTACCGTCTCGAATTGGCGAGCAACAAGCTAACCCGTTATACGCGACACTATTCTATCGACACTGAAGCTAGTTGGTCTCCTGATGGGCAGCAGATTGTATTTACCAGTGATAGAAGCGGTAGCCCTCAAGTCTATCGAATGAATATCTATGACCAGGACCCTGAGCGACTCACGTTCAAAGGGCGATATAATGCTCGCCCTCGGTTTAGCGAAGATGGTAAGAGTATTTTTTATGTGCATCAGTCTCAGGGTTCTTTTAATATAGCGACATTAAATCTTGAAACGGGAAGCGAGTTAACCCTCACTGATACCTCTTTAGATGAGTCACCTAGCTTGGCGCCAAACGACAGAATGTTGATTTATTCGACACAACAAGGTAGAAAGGGCGTATTAGCGGTGGTTTCAGTGGATGGTCGGTCAAAATACTTACTACCTGCAGAGTTTGGTGATGTAAGAGAACCCGCATGGTCACCATTTTTGAAGTAA
- the pal gene encoding peptidoglycan-associated lipoprotein Pal, with protein MKAISTKHALALVLSASVLAGCASNSTTDDAATSGADVTPVDQSGGVEVSAPGEGGSLTTEEMAAQQAEMERQAKEKEEAVLREIRTFYFDFDKSAVRPESRAALMAHAAFLSANPNVNVTLEGHSDERGTKEYNLALGERRAQSVERFLVVNGVARTQIEVVSYGEEKPAATGQNEADWAKNRRVYIEYK; from the coding sequence ATGAAAGCGATATCAACTAAGCACGCTCTAGCTCTTGTATTGTCAGCCTCTGTGTTGGCTGGTTGTGCATCTAACAGTACTACTGATGATGCTGCTACTTCTGGAGCAGATGTTACTCCAGTGGATCAATCAGGTGGTGTTGAAGTTAGCGCGCCAGGTGAAGGCGGATCATTGACTACTGAAGAGATGGCTGCTCAGCAAGCTGAAATGGAGCGTCAAGCTAAAGAAAAAGAAGAAGCGGTACTACGTGAAATCCGCACATTCTACTTTGACTTTGATAAGTCTGCTGTTAGACCAGAGTCTCGTGCAGCTTTGATGGCTCATGCAGCGTTCTTGTCAGCAAACCCAAATGTAAATGTTACTCTTGAAGGTCACTCAGATGAGCGTGGTACTAAAGAGTACAACTTAGCACTAGGTGAGCGTCGTGCTCAATCTGTGGAGCGTTTTCTTGTTGTTAACGGTGTAGCGCGTACACAGATTGAAGTAGTTAGCTACGGTGAAGAAAAGCCTGCAGCAACTGGTCAAAACGAAGCTGATTGGGCTAAGAATCGTCGCGTTTATATTGAATATAAGTAA
- the ybgF gene encoding tol-pal system protein YbgF — protein MKRLFSLVFVLSFIDSTFAQSTPAFQTSTAQTTAISTSKPSTANVKYSPTAELLFMVEQLQQEVQDLRGVVERQEHQIKQLKQQSRDRYHDLDQRLLKLKESSESSANTISPSTGAASPTSVSLPQGAAVQATTVTGAASATGSTAGAGATSAAALTKAKTEPSAKQQREYQQAFDLIKQKKYDQAVDGLHKFIALYPDSDLAGNAYYWLGEVYLVMPKFEQARQAFTVVIGSFPEHRKAADAMFKLGVTYHRLDKLEDAKFYLSEVVKRYPESSAAKLSKEYVSKL, from the coding sequence ATGAAGAGATTATTTTCTCTTGTGTTTGTGCTGTCTTTTATAGACAGCACATTCGCACAGTCAACCCCCGCATTTCAGACCTCTACTGCCCAAACAACGGCTATATCCACCTCAAAACCTTCTACTGCTAATGTTAAATACAGCCCAACTGCCGAATTACTTTTTATGGTGGAGCAGTTGCAGCAAGAAGTTCAAGACCTAAGGGGTGTAGTTGAGCGGCAAGAGCATCAAATTAAACAACTAAAGCAACAGAGTCGAGATAGGTATCACGACCTTGATCAGCGTCTGCTAAAGCTTAAAGAGAGCTCAGAATCTTCAGCAAACACAATATCGCCTAGTACAGGGGCCGCTTCGCCCACTTCAGTTAGTTTACCTCAAGGTGCTGCAGTTCAGGCTACAACCGTGACTGGAGCTGCTTCTGCGACTGGAAGTACGGCGGGAGCAGGGGCAACGAGTGCTGCGGCACTGACTAAAGCCAAAACTGAGCCCTCGGCCAAGCAGCAGCGAGAGTATCAGCAGGCCTTCGACCTGATTAAGCAGAAAAAGTATGATCAGGCAGTAGATGGTTTACATAAATTTATAGCGCTTTACCCTGATAGCGACCTAGCGGGTAATGCATACTACTGGCTAGGCGAAGTCTATTTAGTTATGCCAAAATTTGAGCAGGCAAGACAGGCATTTACGGTAGTGATAGGAAGCTTTCCTGAGCATCGTAAGGCTGCTGATGCAATGTTTAAATTAGGTGTTACTTATCACCGTTTAGACAAGCTAGAAGACGCAAAATTCTATCTGTCAGAAGTGGTAAAACGCTACCCAGAGAGCTCTGCTGCGAAGTTGTCGAAAGAATACGTTTCGAAACTGTAA
- the nadA gene encoding quinolinate synthase NadA — MSRATDSILVQEHFAHEHEALELSAEEREAYKAKIKALLVRENAVLVAHYYTSAILQELAEETGGCVSDSLEMARFGNQHPASTLVVAGVKFMGETAKILNPEKRVLMPTLEATCSLDIGCNAEEFSAFCDQHSDRTVVVYANTSAAVKARADWVVTSSIALDVVEHLDKQGEKVLWAPDKYLGGYVKKTTGADVLLWDGSCIVHEEFKAKGILDLKHLYPDAAVLVHPESPESVVDIADVVGSTSQLIQAAEKMDNKEFIVATDSGIFYKMQQLAPNKTFIEAPTAGTGATCRSCAHCPWMAMNGLENLAEVLETGDQEVFVDDALREKALIPLRRMLDFSAKKKHAKSSVVA, encoded by the coding sequence ATGAGTAGAGCAACGGATAGTATTCTTGTACAAGAGCATTTCGCACATGAGCACGAAGCACTAGAGTTAAGTGCTGAAGAGCGAGAGGCATATAAAGCCAAAATTAAAGCCTTGTTAGTTCGAGAAAATGCAGTATTGGTTGCTCATTATTATACAAGTGCAATCTTGCAGGAGTTGGCAGAAGAGACTGGTGGTTGTGTATCTGACTCGTTAGAGATGGCTCGTTTTGGTAATCAACATCCGGCTTCTACGCTCGTGGTAGCTGGTGTGAAATTCATGGGAGAGACAGCAAAAATACTCAACCCAGAAAAACGCGTCTTAATGCCAACCCTTGAGGCAACCTGTTCACTGGATATAGGCTGCAATGCAGAAGAGTTTTCCGCTTTTTGTGATCAACACTCAGATCGAACGGTTGTGGTTTATGCCAACACTTCGGCCGCGGTAAAGGCTAGAGCTGATTGGGTGGTAACATCGAGTATTGCCCTTGATGTTGTAGAGCACCTGGATAAACAAGGTGAGAAAGTGCTCTGGGCGCCAGATAAGTATTTAGGTGGTTATGTTAAAAAAACCACCGGCGCGGATGTATTGTTGTGGGATGGTTCTTGTATTGTGCATGAAGAGTTCAAAGCAAAGGGAATTTTGGATCTAAAGCACCTTTATCCAGATGCTGCAGTGCTTGTCCATCCAGAGTCTCCTGAATCTGTGGTAGACATTGCTGACGTAGTGGGCTCAACGTCGCAATTAATTCAGGCCGCCGAAAAAATGGATAACAAAGAGTTTATCGTGGCGACTGATAGCGGTATTTTTTACAAGATGCAGCAGCTAGCGCCCAATAAAACGTTTATAGAGGCGCCTACAGCAGGAACAGGAGCTACTTGTCGAAGTTGTGCACACTGCCCCTGGATGGCTATGAACGGGTTAGAGAATCTTGCAGAAGTGCTTGAAACAGGCGATCAGGAAGTGTTTGTTGATGATGCACTAAGAGAAAAGGCGCTTATCCCGCTGAGACGTATGCTGGATTTCTCCGCTAAAAAGAAGCATGCAAAGTCTTCTGTTGTCGCCTAA
- a CDS encoding M48 family metalloprotease encodes MNKWFSVIRLLLLCSACLQAPLTTAASNDLPTLGDSTSGFISLQQEKALGSAWLRSLRRQVKTFHDPLTESYLTSLVFRLAPNSELVERDLKLVIVDSPTMNAFAVPGGVMGINSGLFIHSGSEQQFASVIAHEIAHLSQRHYARSLERQQKTTPLALAGLLASVIIAATTGSDAGIAALAGTQALAIQSQLSYSRQNEQEADRIGIQTLYDSDMDPKAMPAMFERMLREARLYGNRPPEYLSTHPVTESRISDSRNRAEQYPVKAYKEDLEFHLIRSRILLHFSESNDSAVRYFKSAVDEGNTLNKVATRYGLAIALNKSNKPDQALSIIDSLLTEYPDRIIFIVTKAEVIAKLGNLDDSIALLRKHLSRNPGNYAITWELSKQVAKRGQINDLLEAESLLLKLTRSHPNEPKIWYTLAEVNGEAGNIVQLHKSRAEFFYLIGEIDDALLQLQQALKKSYGNTQITATIQQRIDDLYRAKKGINF; translated from the coding sequence ATGAATAAATGGTTTTCTGTCATTAGGCTACTGCTACTGTGCTCAGCCTGTCTTCAAGCACCCCTTACTACTGCCGCCTCAAACGACTTGCCAACGCTAGGCGATTCTACATCTGGCTTTATCTCACTTCAGCAAGAGAAAGCCCTAGGAAGCGCGTGGCTCCGCTCACTTCGCAGACAAGTAAAGACTTTTCACGACCCTCTGACAGAAAGCTACCTGACAAGCCTGGTATTTAGATTAGCACCCAATTCAGAACTCGTTGAACGAGACCTTAAATTAGTCATTGTTGATAGCCCCACTATGAACGCCTTCGCCGTTCCCGGCGGAGTGATGGGTATCAATTCCGGCTTGTTTATACACTCTGGCTCAGAGCAACAGTTTGCATCGGTTATTGCCCACGAAATAGCTCACTTGAGCCAACGCCATTATGCTCGCAGCCTTGAGCGGCAGCAAAAAACAACACCATTAGCGTTAGCAGGACTTTTGGCTAGTGTTATTATCGCTGCAACCACAGGCTCAGATGCTGGCATAGCAGCCTTAGCGGGCACACAAGCGCTAGCCATTCAATCGCAACTCAGCTATTCACGGCAAAACGAACAAGAAGCTGACCGTATAGGAATTCAAACCCTATATGATTCCGACATGGACCCAAAAGCAATGCCCGCCATGTTCGAGAGAATGCTACGGGAAGCTCGCCTATACGGGAATAGACCTCCCGAATACCTCTCAACCCACCCAGTTACAGAGTCGCGTATATCCGACTCTCGAAACCGTGCAGAACAATACCCAGTTAAAGCTTATAAAGAAGATCTTGAGTTTCATTTAATCCGAAGCCGCATACTGCTTCACTTTTCAGAGTCAAACGACTCTGCAGTCCGGTATTTTAAATCGGCAGTCGATGAGGGAAACACGCTTAATAAGGTCGCGACTCGATACGGGCTCGCTATCGCTCTTAATAAATCCAATAAACCAGATCAAGCACTAAGTATTATAGACTCACTCCTAACAGAATATCCTGACAGAATTATTTTCATAGTGACCAAGGCAGAGGTCATAGCAAAACTTGGCAACCTAGATGACAGTATCGCACTTTTAAGAAAGCATCTAAGTCGCAACCCGGGCAACTATGCAATCACTTGGGAGCTGTCTAAGCAAGTGGCTAAAAGAGGCCAGATAAATGACCTTTTAGAAGCCGAGTCGCTGTTATTGAAACTCACAAGAAGCCACCCAAATGAACCTAAAATATGGTACACCTTGGCAGAGGTAAACGGTGAGGCTGGGAATATCGTGCAGTTACATAAATCAAGAGCGGAGTTTTTCTATCTCATCGGCGAAATTGATGACGCGCTGTTGCAACTTCAACAAGCGCTCAAAAAGAGTTATGGCAACACACAAATCACCGCCACAATACAACAGAGAATCGATGATTTATACAGAGCAAAGAAGGGAATTAACTTTTAA
- a CDS encoding sulfurtransferase TusA family protein: MAVVKNADKKMADQVLDVTGLNCPMPLLKAKQALNKLSAGQTLLVKATDPGSVRDFKSFTELSTHQLLESYEENDCFCYLILKND; this comes from the coding sequence ATGGCGGTTGTTAAGAATGCAGATAAAAAAATGGCAGATCAGGTCTTAGATGTTACGGGTCTTAACTGCCCTATGCCACTGTTAAAGGCTAAGCAGGCGTTGAATAAACTGAGTGCAGGGCAGACGCTACTCGTTAAAGCAACAGACCCGGGGTCGGTTAGAGATTTTAAATCATTTACCGAGTTGAGTACTCATCAGCTGCTAGAAAGCTACGAAGAAAATGATTGTTTTTGTTATCTGATATTAAAAAACGATTAA
- a CDS encoding AI-2E family transporter: protein MLNIVRSWVEKYFSDEEAVVLFILLIAGLAVIVLVGGMLAPVIASMVLAFILQGLVSKLVSRGVNEMASIMAVYLLFIGLFFAFLFFLLPLVLGQVTALVKEFPRMFSELQSYIKLLPQEYPSLLSEGTVNNLFNQATSEAAKFGQWVVSFSIESFPVFVTVLIYIVLVPILVFFFLKDRKLILHSLAGLLPREKRLMTRVWHEMNMQFANYIRGKVVEILIVGVVTYIAFVVMGLNYAVLLGILVGLSVLVPYIGATIVTIPVAMIALFQWGWGTDFFYLMIVYGIIQALDGNVLVPLLFSEVVNLHPVVIIVAVLFFGGIWGLWGVFFAIPLATLLKAVFSAWPVAK from the coding sequence ATGTTAAACATAGTTCGTTCGTGGGTAGAGAAGTATTTTTCAGATGAAGAGGCTGTGGTTCTTTTTATTCTGTTGATTGCTGGTTTAGCGGTTATTGTTTTAGTGGGGGGGATGCTTGCCCCAGTAATTGCGAGTATGGTACTCGCTTTCATTCTACAAGGGTTAGTAAGCAAGCTGGTCTCTCGCGGTGTGAATGAGATGGCGTCTATTATGGCCGTCTATCTGCTATTTATCGGTCTGTTTTTCGCCTTCCTATTTTTCCTGTTACCGTTGGTATTGGGGCAGGTGACGGCACTAGTTAAGGAGTTTCCGAGAATGTTCTCGGAGCTACAAAGTTATATCAAGCTATTACCCCAAGAGTACCCATCACTTTTAAGTGAGGGAACGGTCAATAATCTATTTAATCAGGCAACTTCAGAGGCGGCAAAATTTGGCCAGTGGGTTGTTTCATTTTCTATTGAGAGCTTTCCGGTATTTGTAACGGTTTTAATTTATATCGTACTTGTTCCAATACTCGTTTTTTTCTTTCTAAAAGATCGCAAGCTGATTCTCCATTCGTTAGCAGGTCTTTTGCCAAGAGAGAAGAGACTAATGACTCGAGTGTGGCATGAGATGAATATGCAGTTTGCTAACTACATTCGCGGTAAAGTGGTAGAAATTCTAATTGTGGGTGTCGTCACTTACATCGCGTTTGTTGTGATGGGCTTAAACTATGCGGTGTTACTCGGCATATTGGTCGGTTTGTCAGTGTTAGTGCCGTATATAGGTGCCACAATTGTGACCATACCTGTGGCGATGATTGCCCTATTTCAGTGGGGGTGGGGGACAGACTTTTTCTACCTTATGATCGTTTATGGCATTATTCAGGCATTAGATGGTAATGTTTTGGTGCCACTGTTATTTTCTGAGGTGGTTAACTTACACCCAGTGGTTATTATCGTGGCTGTTCTGTTTTTTGGGGGTATCTGGGGGTTATGGGGGGTGTTTTTCGCTATTCCGCTAGCAACCTTACTAAAAGCCGTCTTTTCTGCCTGGCCGGTCGCTAAGTAG
- a CDS encoding chalcone isomerase family protein yields MRALSSFLLILTLLPLHAHARSISDVKLEEIIKVDDSGAELSLNGASLRKTYMVINTYVGGLYLETPSHDENKILETDEHRRMLFHVLLRKVTARKIAQALKDALVLNISREEQETLEPNINQFLSMFEGKLKRGDEVSIDYIPGEGTRVIIGGNNKGTVPGKQFADALLSVWVGENPVGNDFKQDILGY; encoded by the coding sequence ATGAGAGCATTAAGTAGTTTTTTGTTGATCCTAACGCTTCTCCCCCTGCATGCCCACGCTAGAAGCATTAGCGATGTTAAGCTGGAAGAGATTATCAAAGTAGACGATTCAGGCGCCGAATTAAGCCTCAATGGTGCATCTTTAAGAAAAACCTACATGGTAATTAACACCTATGTAGGAGGCCTATATCTTGAAACCCCTTCGCATGATGAAAATAAAATCCTAGAAACCGATGAGCATAGACGCATGCTGTTTCACGTTCTACTGCGCAAAGTAACCGCACGAAAAATTGCACAGGCGCTCAAAGATGCCCTAGTGTTAAATATTAGTCGTGAAGAGCAAGAGACACTGGAACCGAACATTAATCAATTTTTATCCATGTTTGAGGGTAAGCTTAAACGCGGTGACGAAGTAAGTATTGATTACATCCCCGGTGAGGGGACTCGAGTAATCATTGGCGGCAACAACAAAGGGACAGTCCCAGGAAAGCAATTTGCTGACGCTCTTCTGTCAGTATGGGTTGGTGAAAACCCAGTGGGCAATGACTTTAAACAAGATATTCTAGGCTACTAA
- a CDS encoding peroxiredoxin, which produces MSSIEVGSVIPPFESLATNDTTVSPSTLLGKNVVIYFYPKDNTPGCTTEGQDFRDHAEQFSAANTVIFGVSRDSLKVHTNFKNKHEFPFELISDPDETLCKLFDVIKLKKLYGKEYMGIERSTFLIDAKGVLQKEWRKVKVKGHVEEVLASVQEL; this is translated from the coding sequence ATGTCATCAATAGAAGTCGGTTCAGTTATTCCACCGTTCGAGTCATTAGCCACCAACGATACAACCGTGTCACCTAGCACACTACTCGGCAAAAATGTTGTTATTTACTTTTACCCGAAAGATAACACGCCCGGGTGCACTACCGAAGGACAGGACTTTCGTGATCATGCAGAGCAATTTTCTGCAGCTAATACAGTGATTTTCGGCGTATCGAGAGACAGCCTTAAAGTACATACAAACTTTAAGAATAAGCATGAATTCCCCTTTGAACTCATCTCTGATCCAGATGAAACTCTATGCAAATTATTTGATGTCATAAAACTTAAAAAGCTTTACGGCAAAGAGTATATGGGAATTGAACGGAGCACTTTTTTAATTGATGCTAAAGGTGTACTTCAAAAAGAGTGGCGAAAAGTAAAAGTTAAGGGTCATGTTGAAGAGGTTCTCGCTTCAGTTCAAGAGCTTTAA
- a CDS encoding glycine cleavage system protein R produces the protein MSTTPNKENHLVISAIGGDRPGIVNELAKASSDNHCNIIDSRMTVLGGEFAVIMMVSGSWNDIAKLENVIPALAKKLDLTTIVKHTQPRQPKAAICYTANVVALDNPGIVHEIANFFSKQNINIDDLQTGTYSAPHTGTQMFNLNMSITIPSDTHLATLREEFMVFCDELNLDAAIEPARNS, from the coding sequence ATGAGCACAACACCCAATAAAGAAAATCATTTAGTCATTTCTGCGATTGGTGGTGATCGCCCTGGTATTGTAAATGAGCTTGCAAAAGCTAGTTCAGATAACCACTGCAATATAATTGATAGTCGAATGACCGTTCTAGGAGGGGAATTTGCCGTTATCATGATGGTTTCCGGCTCATGGAATGATATTGCAAAGCTTGAAAACGTTATCCCAGCCCTCGCAAAAAAGTTAGACCTCACGACTATCGTTAAGCACACTCAGCCTCGCCAACCCAAAGCGGCCATTTGCTATACCGCAAATGTGGTTGCCTTGGATAACCCAGGCATCGTGCACGAAATAGCGAATTTCTTTTCTAAACAAAATATTAATATCGACGATTTACAAACAGGTACATATAGCGCTCCTCATACTGGTACCCAGATGTTCAATTTAAACATGTCTATTACAATTCCATCTGACACTCATCTTGCGACACTTAGAGAAGAGTTTATGGTGTTCTGTGATGAGTTAAACCTTGACGCCGCCATAGAGCCAGCACGAAACAGCTAG
- the dapA gene encoding 4-hydroxy-tetrahydrodipicolinate synthase: protein MISGSLVALATPMNPDGTLDWERLDGLVDFHVKNGTDAIVAVGTTGESATLNPDEHCAVIRRVVERVDGRIAVIAGTGANSTTEAIDLTKEAKNIGVDACLLVTPYYNKPTQEGLYLHYKTVAEAVDVDQILYNVPGRTAVDMLNDTVVRLADIPNITGVKDATGDLARGKELIQLVGDRMAVYSGDDATAVELILLGAKGNISVTANVLPKDMADMCRLALEGNAEDARKIDQRLAALNNKLFVEANPIPVKWALQQLGLIQEGIRLPLTPLSEMYHQDVLAALKGAGAL from the coding sequence ATGATTTCTGGCAGCCTTGTCGCGCTAGCAACCCCAATGAATCCTGATGGAACACTTGATTGGGAACGATTAGATGGGCTTGTAGATTTCCACGTGAAAAACGGTACCGATGCGATTGTTGCTGTTGGTACAACAGGGGAGTCAGCAACGTTAAACCCTGATGAGCACTGTGCGGTGATACGCCGTGTTGTTGAACGGGTAGATGGCCGCATTGCGGTTATTGCAGGTACCGGCGCAAACTCTACAACTGAAGCCATAGACCTTACCAAAGAAGCAAAGAACATCGGTGTTGATGCTTGTTTGTTGGTCACGCCATACTACAATAAGCCGACCCAGGAGGGATTGTACCTTCATTATAAAACGGTTGCTGAAGCTGTAGATGTTGATCAGATTCTGTACAATGTGCCAGGTAGAACGGCAGTTGATATGCTTAACGACACTGTTGTTCGCCTCGCAGATATCCCTAATATCACAGGTGTTAAAGATGCTACCGGTGATCTGGCACGAGGAAAGGAACTCATTCAGCTTGTGGGTGACCGAATGGCGGTTTACTCAGGTGATGATGCAACGGCTGTTGAGCTTATTTTGCTAGGCGCAAAAGGTAATATTTCTGTTACAGCCAATGTCTTACCAAAAGATATGGCGGATATGTGTCGTTTAGCATTAGAAGGTAATGCTGAAGATGCTAGAAAAATAGACCAGCGATTAGCCGCCCTCAACAACAAACTGTTTGTTGAAGCCAACCCTATTCCCGTTAAATGGGCTTTACAGCAGTTAGGGTTAATTCAAGAAGGCATCAGGCTTCCATTAACGCCGTTGAGTGAAATGTATCATCAAGATGTACTTGCAGCTTTAAAAGGCGCCGGTGCTTTGTGA